Proteins encoded by one window of Sphingosinicella sp. BN140058:
- a CDS encoding tryptophan 2,3-dioxygenase has protein sequence MADDAPKPITYGSYLALDAVLGAQHPVSEQNDEMLFVIIHQTKELWLKQILREVALSRALIGADSLVQVHKSLSRVSRIQAVMTLSWDVLATMTPSDYSSFRSVLGGSSGFQSYQFREFEYRLGLKDGGHLRFQEEGSDAHGALVAALEEPSLWDEANKALARAGFALPEEAVARDWREPYVPSDGVEAAWAEIYRDTTRWWPFYQLAEKLVDIDDALATWRHKHVVTVERIIGAKRGTGGTAGVAYLQTTIGKRAFPELWSLRTRI, from the coding sequence GCACCCAAGCCGATCACTTACGGCTCCTATCTGGCGCTGGATGCCGTGCTTGGCGCTCAGCATCCCGTCTCGGAGCAGAATGACGAAATGCTGTTCGTCATCATCCACCAGACCAAGGAGCTCTGGCTCAAGCAGATCCTGCGCGAAGTGGCGCTGTCGCGCGCTTTGATCGGCGCCGATTCGCTGGTCCAGGTTCACAAGAGCCTGTCGCGGGTCTCGCGGATCCAGGCGGTGATGACGCTCAGCTGGGACGTGCTCGCGACGATGACGCCGTCCGATTATTCAAGCTTCCGGAGCGTCCTCGGCGGCAGTTCGGGCTTTCAATCCTATCAGTTCCGCGAATTCGAGTACCGCCTCGGTCTCAAGGATGGCGGCCACTTGCGCTTCCAGGAAGAGGGTTCCGACGCGCATGGAGCCCTGGTTGCTGCGCTCGAGGAGCCGAGCCTCTGGGACGAAGCCAACAAGGCACTCGCCCGTGCCGGGTTCGCGTTGCCCGAGGAAGCCGTCGCACGGGATTGGCGGGAGCCGTATGTTCCCAGCGACGGTGTCGAGGCGGCCTGGGCGGAGATCTATCGGGACACGACCCGCTGGTGGCCCTTTTATCAGCTCGCCGAAAAGCTCGTCGACATCGACGATGCTCTTGCCACCTGGCGACACAAGCACGTCGTCACGGTCGAGCGGATCATCGGTGCGAAGCGCGGCACCGGGGGGACCGCGGGGGTCGCCTATCTGCAGACGACCATCGGGAAGCGCGCCTTCCCCGAATTATGGTCGTTGCGCACGCGGATCTGA
- a CDS encoding M48 family metallopeptidase → MLKDIVIRPQALAVLCAIILSWSAAAFGQTHGSSPIASTLRESDARVAAIAYRLARSGGPICPETHPLTGMLFHHLAEYGPADRAQMMDRYALDRGPGILSVLADTPAFRAGLQAGDVLLAVNGDAFASGASIAAEAKRKLWRKRAEAEETRLEAALRKGPARLQVLREGRTMELTLESERGCYGRVRLARSTQVNAFASGSTVIMTTALLDFLKNDDEVAVVLGHELSHNILKHPDLLDEQGVPRKGILRGIGKNASRVWKTEEEADRFGIRLMWRAGFDVNAAIPFWRRYLGRYDALPQIFRTHPSLSVRERITREEIAALGKPAPQP, encoded by the coding sequence GTGCTCAAAGACATCGTGATCCGCCCACAAGCACTTGCTGTTCTCTGCGCCATCATATTGTCGTGGAGTGCGGCCGCATTCGGGCAGACGCACGGGAGCTCCCCGATTGCTTCCACCCTTCGCGAGAGCGACGCCAGGGTCGCGGCGATCGCCTACCGCCTGGCACGGAGCGGCGGCCCCATCTGCCCGGAAACGCACCCGCTTACCGGGATGCTCTTCCATCATCTTGCCGAATACGGGCCCGCCGATCGGGCGCAGATGATGGATCGTTATGCGCTCGACCGGGGGCCGGGCATTCTCAGCGTGCTTGCCGACACGCCGGCCTTCCGCGCCGGCCTTCAGGCCGGCGACGTGTTGCTGGCGGTCAACGGAGACGCGTTCGCCAGCGGCGCCTCGATCGCGGCCGAGGCCAAACGGAAGCTATGGCGCAAGCGTGCCGAGGCCGAGGAGACGCGGTTGGAGGCGGCGCTGCGCAAGGGCCCGGCCAGGCTGCAAGTCCTGCGCGAAGGACGGACGATGGAGCTCACGCTCGAATCGGAGCGCGGCTGCTATGGCCGTGTGCGGCTCGCCCGATCCACGCAGGTCAATGCCTTTGCGAGCGGATCGACGGTGATCATGACGACGGCATTGCTCGATTTTCTGAAGAATGACGACGAGGTTGCGGTCGTCCTCGGACATGAGCTTTCCCACAACATCCTCAAGCACCCGGACCTGCTCGACGAGCAAGGGGTCCCTCGCAAGGGCATCTTGCGCGGGATCGGCAAGAATGCGTCGCGGGTGTGGAAAACCGAGGAGGAGGCCGATCGTTTCGGCATTCGGCTGATGTGGCGGGCCGGGTTCGACGTGAACGCCGCGATACCCTTCTGGCGGCGTTACCTCGGCCGCTACGATGCTCTGCCGCAAATCTTTCGAACCCATCCGAGCCTCTCGGTTCGGGAGCGGATCACCCGCGAGGAAATTGCTGCGCTTGGCAAGCCGGCACCGCAGCCTTGA
- a CDS encoding nucleotide sugar dehydrogenase — translation MSASSQDHIVVVGLGYVGLPLAVALAKSFDVTGLDIDRRRVEELRNGHDRTHEVDGEILKASRLKLTSEAREGAGADVYIVTVPTPVDAANQPDLGPVIGATRSVAKLLDPARKAIVVYESTVYPGVTDEICGPLIEEVSGLVRGRDFFLGYSPERINPGDREHTVDRIVKVIAGENDEITERLAAIYGAVTSAGVFRAKSIRAAEAAKVIENAQRDINIAFMNEITQIFSKLHISIWDVLEAAGTKWNFLKFQPGLVGGHCIGVDPYYLSYRAQQLGQEPHVILSGRSTNDGMGAWVADQLHGRLGRAGKALIMGLAFKENVPDLRNSRVIDVIRRLEAVGHEVVVHDPLADPAEADHEYGIALAADGLEGSYDLVLVAVPHEAYSALSDEQLQGLVKQGGLLADLKNLYARRPLSGVDRWSL, via the coding sequence ATGAGCGCGTCCAGTCAAGATCATATCGTCGTCGTCGGCCTGGGTTATGTCGGGCTTCCACTTGCGGTCGCGCTGGCCAAGAGTTTCGACGTGACCGGCCTCGATATCGATCGGCGACGGGTCGAGGAGCTGCGCAACGGCCACGATCGGACCCACGAGGTCGACGGAGAGATACTGAAGGCCTCGCGCCTCAAGCTGACCAGCGAAGCGCGTGAAGGCGCCGGTGCCGACGTCTACATCGTCACGGTACCGACACCGGTCGATGCCGCCAATCAGCCGGATCTTGGGCCCGTCATCGGCGCCACCCGTTCGGTCGCCAAGTTGCTCGATCCCGCGCGCAAGGCGATCGTCGTCTACGAAAGCACCGTCTACCCCGGAGTCACCGACGAGATATGCGGGCCGCTGATCGAAGAGGTCTCCGGCCTGGTCCGCGGCCGCGATTTCTTCCTCGGCTATTCGCCGGAACGGATCAATCCGGGCGACCGTGAGCATACCGTCGACCGGATCGTGAAAGTGATCGCAGGGGAAAATGACGAGATCACCGAACGGCTGGCTGCCATTTACGGGGCCGTGACCAGCGCCGGCGTGTTTCGCGCCAAGTCGATTCGTGCGGCGGAAGCTGCGAAGGTGATCGAGAATGCCCAGCGCGACATCAACATCGCCTTCATGAACGAGATCACCCAGATCTTCTCCAAGCTCCACATCTCGATATGGGACGTGCTCGAGGCCGCCGGCACGAAGTGGAACTTCCTCAAGTTCCAGCCGGGCCTGGTCGGCGGCCACTGCATCGGGGTGGATCCTTACTACCTGAGCTACAGGGCGCAGCAGCTCGGCCAGGAGCCGCACGTCATCCTCTCGGGCCGGTCCACCAATGACGGCATGGGTGCGTGGGTCGCGGACCAGCTGCACGGCCGTCTCGGCCGTGCCGGCAAGGCGCTGATCATGGGCCTCGCCTTCAAGGAAAACGTGCCGGACCTTCGCAACAGCCGGGTAATCGACGTCATCCGACGCCTTGAAGCCGTCGGCCACGAGGTCGTCGTTCACGATCCGCTGGCAGACCCGGCCGAGGCCGACCATGAATATGGCATCGCGCTTGCTGCCGACGGTCTGGAAGGAAGCTATGATCTGGTTCTGGTCGCAGTTCCGCACGAAGCCTATTCGGCGCTGTCCGATGAGCAGCTGCAGGGGCTGGTGAAGCAGGGTGGCCTGCTCGCCGACCTCAAGAATCTGTACGCGCGGCGCCCGCTCAGCGGCGTCGATCGCTGGAGCCTCTAA
- a CDS encoding GDP-mannose 4,6-dehydratase, translated as MTTLVTGAAGFIGFHVSDRLMARGEQVIGLDAVNDYYSTKLKRDRIAELQRRHNGFTFLETDFADNAALTEAMAGKSFDKVIHLGAQAGVRYSIENPHAYVHSNLVGHLNMLELARHRQLANFVYASSSSVYGGNDTLPFRVEDRVDQPLSLYAATKKADELISETYSHLYRLPQTGLRFFTVYGPWGRPDMAMWLFTKAIFAGEPINVFGEGNMRRDFTYIDDIVSGIVACHDNPAPDDGEIKAGGSRSPHRLYNIGNHRSEELTRMISLIEQACGREAEKQLLPMQAGDVRDTYADISAIQRDLGFEPATTIDEGVPRFVDWYKSYHGL; from the coding sequence ATGACCACACTCGTGACCGGCGCCGCCGGCTTCATAGGCTTCCACGTGAGCGACCGTCTGATGGCGCGCGGCGAGCAGGTGATCGGGCTCGACGCCGTCAACGATTATTACAGCACCAAGCTGAAGCGCGACCGGATCGCCGAACTCCAGCGGCGCCACAACGGCTTCACCTTTCTGGAGACGGATTTTGCCGACAATGCGGCGCTGACCGAGGCAATGGCTGGCAAGTCGTTCGACAAGGTCATCCACCTCGGCGCCCAGGCGGGCGTCCGCTACTCGATCGAGAACCCGCACGCCTACGTGCATTCCAACCTAGTCGGGCATCTCAACATGCTCGAGCTCGCCCGCCATCGGCAACTCGCCAATTTCGTCTACGCCTCGTCGTCGTCAGTCTATGGCGGCAACGACACGCTGCCGTTCCGGGTGGAGGATCGGGTCGACCAGCCGCTCTCGCTTTATGCCGCCACCAAGAAGGCCGACGAGCTTATCAGCGAGACCTATTCGCACCTTTACCGCCTGCCCCAGACCGGTTTGCGCTTCTTCACCGTGTACGGACCCTGGGGGCGCCCGGATATGGCGATGTGGCTGTTCACCAAGGCGATCTTCGCCGGCGAGCCGATCAACGTGTTCGGGGAGGGCAACATGCGCCGCGACTTCACCTATATCGACGATATCGTCAGCGGCATCGTCGCCTGTCACGACAATCCGGCACCGGATGACGGGGAGATCAAGGCAGGCGGCAGCCGCAGCCCGCATCGTCTCTACAATATCGGCAACCATCGTTCGGAGGAGCTCACGCGGATGATCTCCCTGATCGAGCAGGCCTGTGGCCGCGAAGCCGAGAAGCAGCTGCTGCCGATGCAGGCGGGCGATGTGCGCGACACCTATGCCGACATCAGCGCGATTCAGCGCGACCTCGGCTTCGAGCCGGCGACCACGATCGACGAAGGCGTTCCGCGCTTCGTCGACTGGTACAAAAGTTACCACGGTCTTTGA